CGCCATTGCGAACCAGTTGGTGGCGTGGTCGCACCCTGATCAGAAGATCGATCTGATCCTGACGACGGGCGGAACGGGGCTCGCGCCACGCGACAATACGCCCGAGGCGGCGAAACGCGTGGTCGAGCGCGAGCACCCGGGTCTGCTCGAATTGGCGCGGCGGCGGTGTTACGAAAAAACGCCGAAGACCTATCTGTCGCGCGGCATTTCGGGGACGCGGAACCGGACGCTGATCATCACGCTTCCAGGTTCGCCGCGGGGAGCCGGCGAGATGCTGGAGGCGCTGCTGGATGTGTTGCCGCACGCGATGGAGACGCTGCGGGGGGAAGTGACGGATGGATAAATGGGAGGCGGTCAGAAATCCGCGAAGTGATCCCACTTGCGAACTTTCATCTCACGTGGAACACGCAAGGAAATGAAGCGATGTCCGGGCGTTCCTTTGGGCGCCGACTCGTCGATCAGCCCAATATTGCCTGTGAAGAATGCCGCGGTTTTCTGTATGGCGGGCATCCATCGATCATCGAGCACGATGAGAGAGCCGGGGCGCGCGAGCCTGACAGCGAAGAAGGTGTCCACGAAAGCATTGTCGAACAGGTGGCCTCCGTCCACAAAGATGAAATCGAACCTGGTTCCCGCCTCTGCGAGGCGAGGGAGAACGTACTCCGAGTATTGTTTTTCGAACTTCACCCGATCCGACAATCCGGCGCGTCGGATCATTTCAAGTCCGACAGAGTCCCAGTGGCTTTCCTGAAAGGGATCGAGCGTGAGCGCGTCGAACGATTCCCGGTGACGCAGGATCCCGAGGCTGAGAAAGACGGTCGAGAGGCCGAGCCCCAGACCGACTTCCAGAAAGTTTGCGGCGCCTTCGTTTGCGATCAGCTCTGTCAACGTATCGCCCGAATCGCGGGTCATGCCTGTCGGAAATACTTCGATCGGCGCGCCGGAGCGACCGAACAGCTTCTTCGTTTCGTACGCGTCTGCCAGAACACTTTGGCAACGATCGGCGAGCACTCGCTCGATAGTGGTCGTCATGCCTCCATGATCGACACTGGCGGAATGCGTGCTTGAGCGCCGGCGGAGAATGATCGCTCGTCAACCCCGCGGGCTGCCGCGGACAATGAGAAAAGCCGCCGGCGAATTCGCAACGCCTTGCCAAAGGGAAAAAATGCCGGAGGAGGGAGTCGAACCCACACGCCTTTTGAGGGCGGCGGATTTTGAATCCGCTGCGTATACCAATTTCGCCACTCCGGCCGCTAGAAACGAAGGTTAGGCACCTTGCGAGTGTCTTTTGGCACCCTCTTGTGACGGGGTTTCATCCAGCAGACGCAACTTTACAAAATCTGCTCGCCCAAGCACCTTGATGGCTTCTTGGTGGTTCTTCGGGGCCAAGTGAGCATACCTCTGGGTGGTCATGATCGACTTGTGGCCGCACAGCTTGGAGACGGTTAGTAGCTCCACACCACGCTGTACCAGACGGCTTGCGTAGGTGTGCCGAAGAACGTGGGGAACGAACTCCTCATCCATCTCCAGCCCGAGCTTGGTCCTCATCCGATCCCAGCGGTGGTCAATGGCTGAGACGGTGAGTTCAGGAGGGAAGAAGGAGAGCCCAGCCGGCCTTTGCTGGAGCATCTGCCAGACCCGTGGAGGGAGAGGAACCACTCGGGTAGTTCCGTTCTTGGTCTTCCTCAAGGTCGCCCAGAACTCCCCATTGGATTCCCGAACATCCGGCTTGGTCAGATTGAGGGCCTCGGAGAGACGCGCTCCGGTGTCAATCAGGAAGACCACCAGATCGTGCATGTCCGTATCCCCGATGTGATTGAACCATCGGCAGACCTGATCCTCTTCCTCTTGGGTGAGCCAGCGGAC
The DNA window shown above is from Phycisphaeraceae bacterium and carries:
- a CDS encoding MogA/MoaB family molybdenum cofactor biosynthesis protein, coding for MPIRAAVLTISDRCSRAEREDLSGPALRAILTGKLAAQIAAFDIVSDDPDAIANQLVAWSHPDQKIDLILTTGGTGLAPRDNTPEAAKRVVEREHPGLLELARRRCYEKTPKTYLSRGISGTRNRTLIITLPGSPRGAGEMLEALLDVLPHAMETLRGEVTDG
- a CDS encoding class I SAM-dependent methyltransferase, with translation MTTTIERVLADRCQSVLADAYETKKLFGRSGAPIEVFPTGMTRDSGDTLTELIANEGAANFLEVGLGLGLSTVFLSLGILRHRESFDALTLDPFQESHWDSVGLEMIRRAGLSDRVKFEKQYSEYVLPRLAEAGTRFDFIFVDGGHLFDNAFVDTFFAVRLARPGSLIVLDDRWMPAIQKTAAFFTGNIGLIDESAPKGTPGHRFISLRVPREMKVRKWDHFADF
- a CDS encoding site-specific integrase, whose product is MNAFTTELEAKAFENELRARLEKGLVVDTKAPSEKHTLGVLRDKAVEKFWKGTKGERMAVLNADLVVEMLGDIEVRLITSAVIDLMISELKTKGNSGGTINRKLSALSKMLKLADDLGWLTKMPRISKQKEAEHRVRWLTQEEEDQVCRWFNHIGDTDMHDLVVFLIDTGARLSEALNLTKPDVRESNGEFWATLRKTKNGTTRVVPLPPRVWQMLQQRPAGLSFFPPELTVSAIDHRWDRMRTKLGLEMDEEFVPHVLRHTYASRLVQRGVELLTVSKLCGHKSIMTTQRYAHLAPKNHQEAIKVLGRADFVKLRLLDETPSQEGAKRHSQGA